The Brumimicrobium sp. genomic interval ATATCATCCTTTGATTGTGCCATTCTATCACCTCCTGCCAGTAATACTTCTTCCTTATAAGAGAAGGAAAGTGTAATAAGGCTTCCAATGATGAAAAAACCAAGAAACACAAGAGGTACTCTCAAACGTTCATTGTCTGCTGTAGGATTTTTCTTAATTTCCATACTATCTTTATTTATCGTATCAAAAATATAATAAATTTAGATTCTATTACAATTTCGATATATAATTTTAAATATTAACCACCCAAATATACAACCAATTCCATTAGCAATCAAATCGAGCAGCTCAAAAAATCGGAAGGGAACATAAAATTCTTGTATAATTTCTAATATAAAACTCAACAAAAAACTACCCAAAATTCCAATTCTAAATGCTTTTCGATTTAAATTATCTGATATATTCTGCCTCTTTAATCCTATTATCCAAAACAAAGATAAAAAGGTATATAACAAAAAATGTGCAACTTTATCTACTCCTTCAAATATGGAAAAATTAGAAAAATTAGAGCCAGGAATGACACTAATAAATATCACAAAAATTGTCCAAAGAATACTCGGAAGTATGAATCGAAACACGTTTTAGCCTATCAAAGCTTTATATCCATCTGCATCAAGTAAATTATCTAAATCAGATGCATTCCCCATTCTTACTTTAATAATCCATCCTTCTCCATATGGGTCAGAGTTAACTAAATCAGGATTAGATTCAATATTTTCATTAAATTCAATAATTTCTCCAGAAACAGGCATAAATAAATCTGATACTGTTTTAACTGCTTCAATAGATCCAAAAACTTCTTCTTGCTCTAAGGTTTCTCCAGCTGTTTCAACTTCTACAAAAACAATATCTCCTAATTCGCTTTGCGCAAAATCAGTCACTCCAATTGTAACTGTATTTCCTTCAACCAAACACCATTCGTGGTCCTTTGTGTACTTTAAATTTCCTGGTATGTTCATGCTTAATAAATTTAAGTCTCAAATGTAAAATTTTTAAATGATTTTATCTTGCTTTTCCTAAATATTTTCCAATGATTAAAATAATTCTAACTAAACTACAAAATTAAATCTGAGAAAGTCTTCGTAGATGGAAAACGTTCTAGAATTACTTTAAGAACCACCGTAATAGGAATAGAAAGTATCATTCCTGGAATACCCCAAACAAAGCCCCAGATAGACAACATAACTAAAATTGAAATCGTATTCATAGAAAGAGATTTACCCATTAAAATAGGTTCTAAAATGCCACCTCCTATAGTTTGTATGGCAATTAAGAGAAGCGTAAAAAATATAAGTCCTCCCGTAAAACCCATTTCTATTGTTGCAAATAAGCTAAGCAAAACTACTGATAAAATCGGTCCGACAACTTGGATGAAATTTAATAAAAAGGCAAGTACCCCCCAGAATATTGGGAAACTCACCCCAAAAGAATACGCAACTACACTATAGGCAAATCCTGTAATGGCACTAATAATTAGTTTCACTAATACAAAGACTAGAATATTCTTTTCTAATTTACGATAGGCTTCTTTGGAGGTATTCATTTCTTTAAAAATTAAACTCTCTAGAACTTTCTCAACATCAATAGAACCAAATAAAAATAAAACCATAAAAAATAAACTCATCAGAAGAATCGAAATGAAGTTTATGGCAAACGAAAGCCCATTATTTACATTTCCTAGGAGAAAAGATCGAACTTTATCACTTTTAAAGAAAGCTGTAATTTGCTCCTGAGCTTCATCCATTTCTATTCCTAAAATATCTAATGCTTTATCTGTTATTTCATTCATTCGATACGTTGCATTATCAATAAAACCTGCATCTACACTTTCTAATTCTTCAGTAGCTAAATAAACAACTTCATAAGCACCTCTCGCTATTACTGAAATGACTAATACAATAAAAATCAACCCAAAAAGTCGGGGCAATCTTTTACTAGTAAACCAACGCATTAAGGGGGAAAATAATAGTGCTCCAAACAGTCCAAAAGCTAATGGAATAAAAATAAAAGATAATATATTAAAGAGATATAAAACAAGGGAAATTACAATTATCAGCAAGAGGTTTTGTATAGACGACATTTCTTCAAATTTTAGATATTGTGAAAGTAAGCATATTTAGTTAAAGAAAGAAGTGAATGAATTAGAAATACAACCTGCCATTCACCCATTCGGAATCTAATTTTGCCCCAACAGATTTGTAAAATTCAATGGCAGAACTATTCCATTCAAGCACTTGCCAATCCATTCGTTTTGCACCACTATTTTTAGCTTCTTCTATGAGCTTAGAAAATAAAGATTTACCAATTCCAAGGCGTCTATATGCTGGATCGATTATGATGTCTTCCAAATACAATGATCTTCCATACCACGTAGAATAAGAAGTATAGTAAAGAGCTATTCCAATAATATTTTCTTCAGATTCTGCTACAAAACAAGCGCAAATACCATCTTGGAATAAGTCAATAGCTAATTGTTCTGCTGTATTGATAACTTGATGTGGTTCATTCTCAAATTCGGCTAACATCTTAATCAAAGCTAGGATAGCGCCTTCGTCTCCTTGTTTAGCCTTTCTAATATGATATGCGGGTGTTGACATGTTTATAAGCCACCCAAATTGAAACGTAATCTGATACCAGAAGAAATATTTCCTGTCACATAAGATGTGGCGATTTTTGGTGTATTCAATTGTTGGTCATAATACAAGGAAACCGTCAAATATTTAGTAACTAAATAATCTAAGGTAGAACGGATAGACATTACCTTTTGACCTGCAGTAGCTTGTGTTGTATTCTCAATTATCTTACGAATTACTGTTAAGTTATCTCGAATAGAGAAATCAAATCTGAAATTCAAATCAGAAGGTTTTAGTTTATTTCCTTGGAAAGTGAATGGTAATCTAAATTTAGTGAATTTATATCCTACACCAATAATATATTCCGTTCCAGTCATTTCTGTTACTTGGTTATTAGATAACGCCAGCGAAGCCGAACGTTCTTTATTAATCTCAAATTTGGTTAATAATCCATTTCCTCCAACTTTCCATGTAGCATCAAATCCAAATAAAGGTGCAAATCGTTCAGAAATGGTAATATTCTGAACTTGCTGACTTGGAATGAAGTTATTATTGATATCTCTCGCTGTGAGGTTGCCATCATCATCTTGCATAGATTTTAAGTTTGTCTGCATTCCTGCAACTGTTACTGAAGAAGAATATCCATGTCTAAGCGTAAAGTTTTGTACCGCTTTTTTCGCAAATGGGAATTTAGAAAGGCCATTATAGGAGATATTCCAATTTGGAAGAGGAATATTTCGCAATGGTGAAATAGATCTTTTATTCACTTTTCTACCTGAAAACGTAGATAAGAATGCGCCGATAATTACATCTTGTTGAGCTGGTCCATATCCATCTTTATACCCCGAACTATCTGAAATACTATTAGGATTTCCAGCCCCTAAGAAAGCTGAAACTTCTTGACGTTTGTCACGCATATTCGTAAATAACTGAGATTTATATTCTTTCGTTAATCTTTCAAAGGCTGATCCTATGGAGATTGTGGAATAAGTTACAGTCGTACTTAAGAATCTACTTTGACTCTCAAAAGTTAGCAAACTATCAGAAAAACGATAGAATTCTGAAGAGTTCTGTGTGAATTTTCTATCCATCGTCAAATCAATCTTTAAATCACGGATAGGCTCTAAACTTGCTTTAATGTTATAATTCTGACTATGAATAACTGTGTGTTGGGTATTCAATCCACTTGTATCTACAATATATCCTTTATCGCCTGCATACGGTGCAATTCTAAATCCATTTTCTTGTCCAAATACATTTCGCTCTTGGTCACCAAAAGCAAAGCGGAACATACGGCCATCCCCAAATGTGGTACCATTCATACCAAAAAATTGAGCTTCTTGGTTAAATCCAGGTAGTAAAATACCATCATTTTGAGCATAGGTTCCTGATATAGATCGTACACTCATAACCAATCGTCCCATAAAACCAGCAACTGGATGGAAAGGTTTTCCATATTTTTCTTTATATCTTTCTTCACGTTCTTGCTGCTTCTCAAGTTGCTCATTCTGCTTTTCTAGTTTTGGTTGTTTACTTTCAAGTTTCTTCTCAACTTTTGCTAATTCCTGGTTATGTTTTGCTAATTCTTCAGGACTTAACTTATCTACCTTCACTTTATTCAACTCTTTTTGTTTCTGTTCAAGTTCTTTTACTTTTTTGGCTAATTTACTATTGTTCTTAGGAGTCGTTTTTCCTTTTGAAGCACCTCCAGAAGATTTATTATCACCTCCTAAAGTATTCCTACTTACAGCAGCAGTTCTACCTCCTCCGTCTGAGATAATTTTATTTAAGAATTTAGACTTTTTATAGAGAGTTAACATATTCAATTGTGCTGTTGCATTAATTGTTCTACTATTCTGAATAGTATTTCCGAAGGCTTCCATACCTAAATTAGGCCTGTTCCATTCATACGAACCGCTATAACGTATGTTAGAATTAATGAAGTCTAAAGCAGGTATTTTGCTAAATGGTAAAGTGTAAGTAATATTATACATTTGGTTATAACGCATAGCACGCCCCAAAGTACTCATCTGAGATTTAATGGAGTCTTGGAATACACGATAATTGTCCGGATTTTTCTTTCTATCAATTTGTCCTTCTGGTTCATCAAAAATGGAATTATTGCTAGCCGTAAAATCAAACTTTAAACTTTTCGAGATATCGTATTGGAAATTGAAATCTCTGTTCCACATGAAATTCTTTAGATAAATTGGTTGGAATTCAAAGGCAGTATTTGGAATATTATTTCTAATCTGTCTTTCGTTGTAATTACGAATAATATTGTTTCGTACACTTATATTTTTAGGCCCTAAATACAAATTGAAAGAACGAATAATATCCCACCATTTTGATTTTTTCATAAACTCAACATTCTTAAATGGCTCCCACAGTTTTGGCGATCCGTTAAATGAATAGTCGAGTCCTCCTTTCCAGATTTTTGTTCGATCGTAATTCGTTCTGAAATCTCTATGTAAATTTTCACTATACCCATAGTTAAATGAGAAGTTACTAATATTCCAAATACGAGACTTACCTCCAGGTTTTTGTTGGCGACGTATATTTGTGAAATTATAAGATTTACGCTCGTCAAATTCCTGACCATCTCTCATACGCTTTCTTCGTTCTTCTCCATCATACGATGTTAATTCAACATCTGGATTATATGGATCATATTGAGGATTAATTGTTCCAACTGAATATGTATATAAGAACGGAATATCAATTCTTGCCTTCTCACCTAATAATTGACCTAATTGTGCATTTGCATTAACATCTAAATTCAAACGATTATCACGTTGTCTTTCAGAAACTCTGCTATCTATACTTCCCCAGTTCATACCACTGTATGCCCCAGCAACTTTAACGGAAGCAAAATCTGCAATTTGCACATCCATCTGTGCCAAAGCAGCAGAACCTCCTTTATTATCAAACTCAGTTAAACGTAATTCGTTTACCCAAACTTCTACACATTTTGCAAAGCCATCATCTGGTTTCCAAGGATTATCTCCATTTTGCGCTGGATTACGAATACCAATCATTATGGTTTTTACATCTGCCAGATTCGGATTTCCCTTCACCTTAATCATACGTTTCGGGTGGTTCACATTATTATTGTCAGATTTGCCCGGTTGATGATCAACCACTTTCGTATATTCTACATTGTAGGCTGCTCCAGTTCCCGGACTCTCCATGGCTCTATTTCGTTCTTTTTTCAGAGCAATTAACTCTTCAAATACGACACGAACATTATTCTCCTCTGGCCAAATAGCCAAATCCGATTTAGCACCCCATGGTGTCTTCTTGACGGGTATCTCGTATTCGTAATAATTTTCCTTAAAATCAGTTCCTAACCTGACAAAGACCGTGACATCATAGTTGTTGAGCGGTTTCGTTGGGTCCACTTCTTCTCCATGCACAAACATTTCTAGGTTCTTATACCGGAGCATATCCATACCGACATTTTTGGTGGCAGCTCGCGCATCTCCATCCTTTAAATCACAAACCTCGAGTGTCATAGATTGTTCATTTAACTGACGTTGATATTGCTGAGAAGGGTCAATTTCTCTCAAAATTCCAGGAGGAATTACATAATTAATTGGCTCTCTTTGGTCATGTTCTTCAATATTTACAGCTCCAATATCAAATGCTGTTAAATCAGGATCAGTTTGAATACCATCACCAGGCTGTGTTAAACTCTCTCTGAACTTTCTCCACTCACTTCGCACCAACTCTAGCTTAGCAAAACGTAGGGTTGTTTGTTCTCCAAATTCATTTAAGAACATACGCATAAAACGAATGGAACGAAAATCAGAAATTCCATTTACAGCCTTCTGAGGATTACGAATTGGAATTCTAAATTGATACCATTTGTAATTCTTAGAGCCCTTTGAATATTCACGGGTGTTGATGATATAGTTCTGACCAACATTTAAATCACTCTTGTGAAGAGAAACTTTATATTGAAAATAACTTTCAGATTCACTCAGGTTATTATCTCTATTTATATCTTCCATATCAGGCGTATTAGTAGCCTGAGTATTATATCCATCTGAATTAATCAACTTTGACATTTCAGGAGTTGGAGAGTTTCCTTCATGTCCATTCCAATATTTATATCTTCGAATTACACCATATTTATTTTGGTCATATCTATCATCACGATAATAGGTATAATCATCATTAGAAACGTCTTTCAACATTCTGTCTTTTGCTTGTTGAGAAAGTACTGGATTATTTTGAATCCAAGTTACATAATTTGCAAAGGCTGTCTTTTCCTTATCTGAACTATATCCGTCTAATCCAACGTCTTGCTGAGCACGTGTATCAGGGTCATTGTCAAAAGCATTCACAACAACTTGTTGAGTAGATATCCTTGCCCATTTTGTATAATCAATATTTTCAGTGTTGGAATATTCTCTAGGAAGTCCATTTTCAAAACTTTTCCTAGAATCTGGTAATATATCTTCTGATAAATTTCCTAAGTTAAAATAAAGATTTCCTCCTACATTGGTTCCATCAGGATCTTGATCATTATTAAATGGATCTAGCAGCCAAAATTGGATGTACTCCACATTTGTTCGCTCAAAATCAGTGGTTGTTAATGAACGCATGATTCCAGCCCATCTGCTTTCTGGATTGATAAAGTCACCATCAGAATTAACGGTATTGGTTGTATCATAATTATACATACCTCTTTCTTTTGGATAATAAGTTAAATCCAAGGTTGTAATATTGGTGATTTCTCCTAAAGCAGGATTATTATTTGGGAATAAATCGGTCTTATTTACATAAGCAACATTCATATTCTCAGTTTCTGCAGGATTTTCAGCTATATTTTTTGGAGTAGTTGACGTATTTCTATGGAAAGTAGAATAGTCAATTACATACCACGACATGTGTGCTCGATTAAAGCCAGCACGTAAATCATTTTTTAAATTGGCTTCAGGAAACATATCTGGTTGTCCATGTGGAATAGAAGCTAATTTCCAAGATGAAAAATTCTTTAAGTCGATAGTAGATTGGCTACCTTCAAAATCGTCAACATACGAAATACCATCCTTTGTAATTGCACGTGGAGAACCTGGAATCAAGTGAGCAGCTTCAGCATTTAATGTTAAATAGGATTTTTGTTTCGTAGAGATGGTTGGAATAAGGTTGATTAACTTAGTTAAGAAAGGTAACTCTGTTCTATAAGAAAGATTTACACCAACCACATTATTTTTATACGGTTCCTCACCAATATCTACTTTTTGTGTAATTGGTTTTTCCGCTTTTCTCATCCATGTAAATCCTATATTAAAGTCAGGGTTTACCATATAATTGAGGTGAGTACCCATTAACGATTTATTTTGGAAACCAAAGACCGAATTGCTTTCTATAGAGATTTTAATATCTGCATTAGATTCTAAAACAGCAGAGTTTAGAATTTTTACTCTCCCTAAGTTATAATCTACTGTAAAGTCAGAGCCTTCTTGTAAGCGAATACCACCTGCCGTAACAACTACAGAACCTTCTGGTACATTCAATGCATTCAATGGAATTTCATCTGTAACAGAGGATTCGTATTTACCAACAAAATAAAAACGATTTTTCTTTGGTATTTGCTGGGCTGAGATTTTAGTTGAATCATATAATTCCGTAAACGCTACATTATTGGCAATTGGAGCTAAACCTGCACCAATCATTTCTTTCTTTACGGTTTCCCCAAACGGTTCCACAGTACTAAAATAAATACGTCCATTCTTAGTATTAATCGTACCTCCATTCGTGGCTCTATTTCCTTCAAAAGTTATAGGCATAAAATCAAAAACCCCATCCATTTGTGCGCGGTTATTTTGATTTAATCTATCCATGCCTACTACATCAATTACCTGACGATCATCTAGACCTGGGTAAGGAAGAAAATTCACCAACAAACTGTTTTCGGGATTGTTGTATAAGATATCTAATCTGAATCCTTGTTGACTTACTTGATATGCCCCAATAGAATACACGTTTTTCATCATTAAATCCCAAAGTTTATTCTTTGGATTTGTGATGGTTGGCTTTAATAATTTTAAGAATAGAGCATTTGTTCCAATGATTCCATCTGTCGAAAAATCTCCCACTTGATAGGTTTTCCCTGAATAGGTATATTCATACGCAACAGCCAAAACCTCATCATTATCCAGAGGCATATTTAAGGAGATAAAACCTAATTGTGCATTATATGTAAATTCTCTTTCATCTAATCTACGAGCATTTTCAACCTTCTCATATTCCACAGATTGACGGAAGGGACCTGGAGTTGAAACCTGAGTTTCTAAGGCAGCAACAGCATTATTAAAACTACGAATTGCTGAATTTCCACTTAGGAAATTGTATAATCCATTTGATTTATTATCAGGCAATTCATTACTGGAAGGGGAACCTGGGTTCCCTGACCAATTGCTTGACTTATTTTCTCCTAAATCTGTAAAAGCTAAAATGTTACGTGTATCTTCTGTTTTATTTGATTGATTTGTTACCCATACCTCAATACGTGTAATATTTACAAGAGAATTTACAACCGGAACAGTTTTCATTGCTTCATCATAATGATCTCTATGATAATAGTTTAAAAAATAGTGTCGGTTTGCCTCATATTCATCAGCTTTTAATTTAAAGTCTTTAACTTGTGCCCCTCCTTTGATATTCATCTCCTGTTTTTGCCCACGAGAAGTAGAAGCAATAGCATCAATAGTTAATCTTCCAAATTTCAATTTTGTATATACTCCAAATAGGGTTTGAGAACCTTGAATTAACGAAGTTTGAAGAGGCATAGAAACATTACCTGCTTCAATTTTTTGCAAAATTTGGTCTTCATTTCCTGACCATTCAAGTTTGGTAATATTATCAAAACTGAAAGAAGCTTTGGTATTATAGGAAGCACTTAGTTTTAGCTTAGTTCCAATTTGCCCTACTAAGTTCATTTGTATTTGCTGTTGAAAATCAAAACGAGTTATACGCCTATCTTTTTCTGGAATAGCCGGGTTATCGTAACGAGCGGAATTTACCCCTAGGGAAATCTCTATACTTCCTTCTGGACGAATTTGAATTTCATCTGATCCAAAAATATTAGCAAAAAGAGGACTATCAATCTTAATAGGAGGAATTAATCCCCGTTCTTCTTTGTTCTGAGAATCAATTTTTTCTTTCCAATAATCCGAACGATTTTTACTGTCTTCATATTGAATATACTCCTCTAATGTCATCATAGAAGGATTCCTATAATCCATTCCATTGAGTTGCTCTTGAAAAATATATTTTCCTGTTTTAGGATCATAGACAATTGTCTTTTTTACACTCGAAGGGTCCCCAAGATCAAAACTTTGTTTGTTGTTTCCTGTAGGGTCGTAAGGATTATTTATGGGATAAGGAAGATTATGTGTTGTGTCAACCTGTCCAAAAACAGTTAAGGGAATAAGGTATAGCAACACTATCCAGTATTGTTTCACAACGGTATTTTGTGTCTGTTTTCTCACTCCAAATCGCAAAGTTATAAAACTTTCAATGCATCCTTAATTAAAGTTTCAATTGTGTGCTCATCTCTAATGACTTTGGAGATAGCTTTATCGGCTGCCTTTTTGTCAAAGCCAAGAGAAATTAGTGCAGTTAACGCATCAAAACGCATTGTATTGTTTGAAACGGAAATATTTTCTGTGATAGAGCTAAATTTTAACATCTTATCTCTCAAATCAACAATTACTCGTTGTGCAGTTTTTCCTCCGATTCCTTTCACTTTTTGTATAGTAACAACATCTTCTGTGGTAATGGCTTGTGCAATTTCAGAAGTAGTAAGTCCGGATAACATCAGAATAGCTGTGCTAGGTCCAATTCCAGAAACAGAAGTTAAGAGATTAAACATTTCCCGTTCATCTCTTTCTTTAAAACCATACAAAATTTGGGCATCTTCTCGCACTACAAATTGGGTATATATTTTTATCGTATCAACCTCTCCGATAGAAGAAAAAGTATTCAAAGATATTTTAACCTCATAACCAATTCCTCCACATTCAACTACTAATGATGTGGCGGTTTTTTCTACTAATTTTCCGTTTAGGTAGGTAATCATAGTTACTTATTTTGTGCGTCAACGACAGCGATTTTAACCATATTTACAATTTCACGAACAGATGCTCCTAATTGTAGTACATGTATAGGTTTTTTCAATCCTACCAAGATAGGTCCTATTACTTCTGCGCCCATCATTTCTTGCAATAATTTATAGGAAATATTTCCAGCGGCCAAATTAGGGAAGATAAGTGTATTCACTTTTTTATTAGCCAACTCAGAAAAGGAGAATTTATCCATAAGCATTTCATTGTTTAAAGCAAAATTTGCTTGGATTTCTCCGTCTGCCGTAAGTGTAGGATATTTATCTCGGATAATTTCAATAGCTCGTGCCATCTTCTCAGCATCTTTACCTTTCGCAGAACCAAAATTGGAGTATGATAGCAAGGCGATTACTGGCTGAATATTTAATTTCTGTACCGTTTTTGAAATATTATACGTGATTTCTGCAATTTCTTCAGCAGTTGGATCCAAATTTACGGTAGTATCCGCAAGGAACATAGGTCCTCTTTTCGTGATTAGGATATACATCCCCGAAACTTTATTTACTCCATCACGCGTTCCAACTACTTGCAAAGCAGGTTGTAAAACATCTTTATATTTTCTAGTAATTCCTGAAATCATAGCGTCAGCATCTCCCACATTAACCATCATTGCACCAAAATAGTTACGCTCTCGCATAATTTTGCAAGCTTCAAATTCGGTAAAACCTTTGCGTTGACGAGAAAGGAAGAACTCATGTCCATATTTGTCTTTACGTTTTGCTTCACTCTTATCTTTAGGATCTAAAATCTTAACATCATCTCCAAATTCCATTTTGTATTCTTTGATGAGGTTTTTAACTGTCTCCTTTCTACCTAATAAGATAGGAATACAAACACCTTCTTCATAAGCCGTTTCTGCCGCTTTTAAAATTTTATAGTTATCTGCCTCTGCAAAAACAACGCGTTTTGGATTATTTTCAGCTTTTTCTGTAATCTTACGAACTAGCTTATTATCAATACCCAATCTGTTTTTTAGTTCATTCTCGTATGCTGTCCAATCTTTAATTGGTTCTCTGGCAACTCCTGAATCCATAGCTGCTTTTGCAACAGCGGGAGAAATTGTATAAATAAGACGAGGATCTAGTGGTTTAGGAATCAACGATTCTCTACCAAAGGTTAATCCTTTCTCACCATACGCTTCACTCACCTCATCAGGAACAGATGCTTTTGCTAAATTGGCAATGGCATACACTGCAGCCAATTTCATTTCTTCATTGATAGTTTTTGCTCTTACATCTAAAGCACCTCTAAAAATATAGGGAAACCCTAACACATTATTCACTTGATTAGGATGGTCTGAACGACCTGTTGCCATGATGACATCTTTTCGTACACTCATCGCTTCCTTATATCCAATCTCAGGAGTTGGATTTGCTAAAGCAAAGACAATTGGGTCTTTTGCCATGGATTTAACCATTTCTTTAGCAACAATTCCTCCTTTAGATAAGCCCAAGAAAACATCTGCTCCTTTCATTTCAGTTTTTAAATCTGAATTTCGAGCATGTGTAGCAAAAAATTTCTTTTGCTCACTCAATCCTTTTCGTTTCTTATGGATTAAGCCCTCACTATCAAACATATAGATGTTTTCAGGTTTTGCTCCTAGGGTAACATATAATTTAGCGCAACTAATAGCTGAAGCCCCTGCACCTGAAACAACAAATTTGCATTTTTCAATCTTTTTATTGGTTAATTCTAAAGCGTTTAGAAGTCCAGCCGCCGAAATAATTGCCGTTCCATGCTGGTCATCATGCATAATAGGAATATCTAACTCTTCTTTTAAACGGCGTTCAATTTCAAATGCTTCCGGTGCCTTTATATCTTCAAGGTTAATTCCTCCAAAAGTAGGAGCTAATGCTTTAACTGTTTGAATGAAAACCTCAGGGTCACTTGCATCTAATTCTATATCAAAAACATCTAAATCTGCAAATATCTTAAATAAAAGTCCTTTTCCTTCCATGACTGGCTTTGCAGCAGCAGGACCGATATTTCCAAGTCCTAAAACAGCTGTTCCATTCGTAATAACTCCAACTAAGTTCGATTTAGCAGTGTATTTATATACATCATGTGGATTCTTCGCTATTTCCAAACAAGGCTCTGCCACTCCTGGAGAATATGCCAAAGAAAGGTCTCGTTGTGAACTATAAGGTTTTGTTGGAATTACCTCTATTTTTCCTGGCTTTCCATGTGAATGGTAGTCTAGTGCGTCTTGTTTTCGTATTTTAGCCATTGTTTTTGTATTTTACAAAAGAGCAAAATTAATAAAAAGCGCAATATTTAACTATTTTAGTATAATGAAAGAAAAAATAATTGTTTTTACAGGAGCAGGGATAAGTGCAGAATCTGGTTTGGGTACCTTCAGGGACTCTGGTGGACTCTGGGAAAAATATGATATACATGAAATAGCTACTCCTGAAGCATGGCATAAAAATCCTGATTTAGTAAATGAGTTTTATAATATGCGTAGA includes:
- the gcvH gene encoding glycine cleavage system protein GcvH is translated as MNIPGNLKYTKDHEWCLVEGNTVTIGVTDFAQSELGDIVFVEVETAGETLEQEEVFGSIEAVKTVSDLFMPVSGEIIEFNENIESNPDLVNSDPYGEGWIIKVRMGNASDLDNLLDADGYKALIG
- a CDS encoding AI-2E family transporter, which codes for MSSIQNLLLIIVISLVLYLFNILSFIFIPLAFGLFGALLFSPLMRWFTSKRLPRLFGLIFIVLVISVIARGAYEVVYLATEELESVDAGFIDNATYRMNEITDKALDILGIEMDEAQEQITAFFKSDKVRSFLLGNVNNGLSFAINFISILLMSLFFMVLFLFGSIDVEKVLESLIFKEMNTSKEAYRKLEKNILVFVLVKLIISAITGFAYSVVAYSFGVSFPIFWGVLAFLLNFIQVVGPILSVVLLSLFATIEMGFTGGLIFFTLLLIAIQTIGGGILEPILMGKSLSMNTISILVMLSIWGFVWGIPGMILSIPITVVLKVILERFPSTKTFSDLIL
- a CDS encoding GNAT family N-acetyltransferase, which produces MSTPAYHIRKAKQGDEGAILALIKMLAEFENEPHQVINTAEQLAIDLFQDGICACFVAESEENIIGIALYYTSYSTWYGRSLYLEDIIIDPAYRRLGIGKSLFSKLIEEAKNSGAKRMDWQVLEWNSSAIEFYKSVGAKLDSEWVNGRLYF